From a single Streptomyces liliifuscus genomic region:
- a CDS encoding fibronectin type III domain-containing protein: MRRVLLRAAVVCGALLLLVSCGWGGEGPGGGDRPPAAPAGVTAAAGSSTSVHVMWNRASGKPEVAHYEVYRGTTMVKEVPGSDHMVDITRLKPSTEYAFSVRARDADGRLGPPSERARATTPAASVADGRAPSAPERPRGKAAGSRAAQLSWDRSTDNRGVASYDIYQGDSKIHSVGGAQSATVVTGLRPGTRYSFTVRARDAADNVSPASAAVRITTPAGSGDGKGTGLAPTGFRASTHRTDGAYYLDLSWIPPDAETIDGVITEYQIQLDREPATSLVWGGTAPRDKATYSFYVGREAGVTQRVRIRAKLPDGTWSGFSAERTVTTGAAKP; the protein is encoded by the coding sequence GTGCGACGCGTACTCCTGCGAGCCGCGGTGGTGTGCGGCGCGTTGCTGTTGTTGGTGTCCTGCGGCTGGGGCGGCGAGGGCCCGGGCGGGGGCGACCGGCCGCCCGCGGCCCCGGCGGGCGTCACCGCGGCGGCGGGCAGTTCCACCAGCGTGCACGTCATGTGGAACCGGGCCTCAGGCAAGCCCGAGGTCGCCCACTACGAGGTGTATCGCGGCACCACGATGGTGAAGGAAGTGCCGGGTTCGGACCACATGGTCGACATCACCAGGCTCAAGCCGTCCACCGAGTACGCCTTCTCCGTACGGGCGCGGGACGCCGACGGGCGGCTCGGACCGCCCAGCGAGCGGGCGCGGGCCACCACTCCGGCCGCGTCCGTCGCCGACGGACGGGCCCCGAGCGCCCCGGAGCGCCCCCGCGGCAAGGCGGCCGGGAGCCGGGCCGCCCAGTTGTCCTGGGACAGGTCCACGGACAACCGGGGCGTGGCGTCGTATGACATCTATCAGGGCGACTCGAAGATCCACAGTGTGGGCGGCGCACAGTCGGCGACCGTGGTCACCGGGCTGCGGCCGGGCACGCGGTACTCCTTCACGGTCCGGGCGCGGGACGCGGCGGACAACGTCTCGCCCGCGAGCGCGGCGGTACGGATCACGACTCCCGCCGGTTCCGGGGACGGGAAGGGCACCGGCCTGGCGCCGACCGGCTTCCGGGCCTCGACGCATCGCACCGACGGGGCGTACTACCTCGACCTCTCCTGGATTCCGCCGGACGCCGAGACGATCGACGGGGTGATCACGGAGTACCAGATCCAGCTCGACCGGGAGCCCGCGACCTCGCTCGTCTGGGGCGGGACCGCCCCGCGCGACAAGGCGACGTACAGCTTCTACGTGGGTCGGGAGGCCGGGGTCACCCAGCGGGTGCGGATCAGGGCGAAGCTGCCCGACGGGACCTGGAGCGGCTTCTCGGCGGAACGGACGGTGACGACGGGAGCGGCGAAGCCGTAG
- a CDS encoding glycoside hydrolase family 75 protein, whose translation MRAQSLTLAAAGAALLAPTTISDVAPLPEAVHERAGNAGPPGNAASAGGVRAADLLAAVRDCVPVSRGLYRTDDGAPADIPVCGKRGVVFWKADLDIDCDGRPGAHCNKSTDPFFAEATAFQQSDGNYLDAETLPYVVVPAPSHIWDHDEHGVRSGTVAAVIHGDRVQYAVVGDLGPEDLIGEASYATARGLGIRPDPHGGGAASGVTYIFFEGSTASPIENPRAAVAEGERLAREFVRRNAAR comes from the coding sequence GTGCGTGCCCAGTCGCTGACGCTGGCCGCGGCCGGCGCTGCCCTGCTCGCCCCCACCACGATCTCCGACGTCGCCCCCTTGCCCGAGGCCGTGCACGAGCGCGCGGGGAACGCGGGCCCTCCGGGGAACGCCGCCTCCGCGGGGGGTGTCCGGGCCGCCGACCTGCTGGCCGCGGTACGCGACTGCGTCCCCGTCTCCCGCGGCCTCTACCGGACCGACGACGGGGCGCCGGCGGACATCCCCGTCTGCGGAAAGCGCGGCGTGGTCTTCTGGAAGGCGGACCTGGACATCGACTGCGACGGCCGGCCCGGCGCGCACTGCAACAAGAGCACCGATCCGTTCTTCGCCGAAGCCACCGCCTTCCAGCAGTCCGACGGGAACTACCTGGACGCCGAGACCCTTCCGTACGTCGTGGTGCCCGCCCCCAGCCACATCTGGGACCACGACGAGCACGGTGTCCGCAGCGGCACGGTCGCCGCCGTGATCCACGGCGACCGCGTGCAGTACGCGGTCGTCGGCGACCTCGGCCCCGAGGACCTCATCGGAGAGGCGTCGTACGCCACGGCCCGGGGCCTCGGCATCCGCCCCGACCCGCATGGCGGCGGGGCCGCCTCCGGGGTCACGTACATCTTCTTCGAGGGCTCCACCGCGTCTCCCATCGAGAACCCCCGGGCGGCCGTCGCCGAGGGCGAGCGACTGGCCCGGGAGTTCGTCCGCCGGAACGCGGCCCGCTGA
- a CDS encoding PTS-dependent dihydroxyacetone kinase phosphotransferase subunit DhaM produces the protein MASPTGGDEKLVGIVLVSHSAAVAASVAELAKGLAGGGTTAPVAPAGGIEGGGFGTSAELISAAAAAVDRGAGVAVLTDLGSAVLTVKALLAEGDELPAGTRLVDAPFVEGAVAAVVTASTGADLAAVEAAAADAYSYRKV, from the coding sequence GTGGCGAGCCCGACGGGAGGCGACGAGAAGCTGGTGGGCATCGTGCTCGTGTCGCACAGCGCGGCGGTGGCCGCCTCGGTCGCCGAACTGGCGAAGGGGCTCGCCGGCGGCGGTACGACCGCTCCGGTGGCACCCGCGGGCGGCATCGAGGGCGGCGGCTTCGGCACCAGCGCCGAGCTGATCTCCGCCGCGGCCGCGGCCGTGGACCGGGGCGCCGGTGTCGCCGTGCTGACCGACCTCGGCAGCGCGGTCCTCACCGTGAAGGCGCTGTTGGCCGAGGGCGACGAACTCCCGGCGGGCACCCGTCTGGTGGACGCCCCCTTCGTCGAGGGCGCGGTGGCGGCGGTCGTCACGGCGTCCACGGGAGCCGACCTGGCGGCGGTGGAGGCGGCCGCCGCGGACGCGTACAGCTATCGGAAGGTGTGA
- a CDS encoding MurR/RpiR family transcriptional regulator yields the protein MASTSKPVPQTFDELLAELQRRATTLTPSQRRLADRVMADPEGVAFMTVSELATAVSVNEATVVRFASSLGLDGYPGLTRLCREQLREQAQLLHRYKSLEQLTAEGGDPLERAVAFDQANIARTFARIPTAAWQEAVSALTSSSRVHVMGVRKCHAPAYLLGYLLGMLREEVRVVAAAAGSLTDELRQVRADDCFVAISIHRYSAETVKALEWARSRGARCLALTDNPSSPLAAAAHHTFYVDAAGPSVLRSLTAFTSLVQALATGVAQERGLEARSTLLEEEELLEQFGIYVTPEG from the coding sequence ATGGCGTCGACATCCAAGCCCGTTCCGCAGACATTTGACGAACTGCTCGCCGAGTTGCAGCGACGAGCCACTACCCTGACGCCGTCGCAGCGGCGGCTGGCCGACCGTGTCATGGCCGACCCTGAGGGCGTGGCGTTCATGACGGTCTCCGAACTCGCGACGGCAGTGAGCGTCAATGAAGCGACCGTGGTCAGGTTCGCGTCCAGTCTGGGCCTGGATGGATATCCGGGCCTGACGCGTCTGTGCCGAGAGCAACTCCGTGAACAAGCTCAACTCCTTCATCGCTACAAGAGTCTGGAGCAGCTCACTGCCGAAGGAGGCGATCCGCTCGAACGGGCCGTCGCCTTCGATCAGGCCAATATCGCGCGCACGTTTGCCCGTATTCCTACTGCTGCCTGGCAGGAGGCCGTGTCCGCCCTCACGAGCTCATCTCGCGTGCACGTGATGGGCGTGCGGAAGTGCCACGCTCCGGCCTACCTGCTGGGTTATCTTCTGGGCATGCTCCGTGAGGAGGTTCGCGTGGTTGCCGCCGCGGCCGGAAGCCTCACTGACGAACTGCGCCAGGTTCGCGCGGATGACTGCTTCGTGGCCATTTCCATCCACCGCTACAGTGCCGAGACGGTCAAGGCGCTGGAATGGGCCCGCAGCCGAGGAGCCCGCTGCCTCGCCCTGACCGACAACCCCTCTTCGCCGCTGGCCGCCGCGGCCCACCACACGTTCTACGTGGATGCGGCCGGCCCCTCTGTGTTGCGTTCGCTCACCGCCTTCACGTCTTTGGTACAGGCGTTGGCCACAGGCGTTGCTCAGGAGCGGGGACTGGAGGCGCGTTCGACACTGCTGGAGGAGGAGGAACTGCTGGAACAGTTCGGCATTTATGTCACGCCGGAGGGGTGA
- a CDS encoding LysR family transcriptional regulator gives MAHRESNGTVASAAPLDLSLLRTFLAVHRAGSFTAAARLLGLSQPTVTTQIRSLEDQLGRELFERRPRGVVSTSVADELAAQVAAPLDALATVTDRGGFGADVVPEPVHVAGPAELLCTRVLPALAPLTGQGVRLRVTTGLTDGLLEGLRGGRFDLAIATSRPRGRTLSAVPLADEEFVLVAAPAWAGRIGPDRVAAEGPAVLHGAPLISYAEDLPIARRYWRHVFGVRLTGQAAITVPDLRGVLAAVVAGAGISVLPRYLCLDGLASGALVSLLDPEDPPINTAYLVRRPGVSDNPHVALVAERLLAAGRTW, from the coding sequence ATGGCCCATAGGGAATCCAATGGCACCGTCGCGTCCGCCGCCCCGCTCGATCTCTCGCTGCTGCGGACCTTCCTCGCCGTGCACCGGGCGGGTTCGTTCACGGCGGCGGCGCGGCTGCTGGGGCTGTCGCAGCCGACGGTGACCACGCAGATCCGGTCGCTGGAGGACCAGCTGGGGCGTGAGCTGTTCGAGCGGCGGCCGCGCGGTGTGGTGTCGACCTCGGTAGCGGACGAGCTGGCCGCGCAGGTCGCGGCGCCGCTGGACGCGCTCGCGACGGTCACGGACCGCGGCGGGTTCGGTGCGGACGTGGTGCCGGAGCCGGTCCATGTGGCGGGTCCCGCGGAGCTGCTGTGCACTCGGGTGCTGCCCGCTCTGGCCCCGCTGACCGGGCAGGGGGTGCGGCTGCGGGTCACCACCGGACTGACCGACGGTCTGCTGGAGGGGCTGCGCGGCGGACGCTTCGACCTGGCGATCGCCACGTCACGGCCGCGCGGCCGCACACTGAGCGCGGTGCCGCTGGCGGACGAGGAGTTCGTCCTCGTGGCCGCGCCCGCGTGGGCGGGGCGGATCGGTCCGGACCGGGTCGCCGCCGAGGGGCCCGCCGTGCTGCACGGGGCGCCGCTGATCTCGTACGCCGAGGATCTGCCCATCGCGCGGCGCTACTGGCGGCACGTCTTCGGTGTGCGGCTGACCGGTCAGGCGGCGATCACGGTGCCGGATCTGCGTGGCGTCCTCGCGGCGGTGGTGGCGGGCGCCGGGATCTCGGTGCTCCCCCGCTATCTGTGCCTCGACGGGCTGGCCTCCGGCGCACTGGTCTCCCTGCTGGACCCGGAGGACCCGCCGATCAACACCGCGTATCTGGTACGGCGTCCGGGGGTGTCGGACAACCCGCATGTCGCGCTCGTCGCGGAACGGCTCCTGGCGGCCGGCCGGACCTGGTGA
- the dhaL gene encoding dihydroxyacetone kinase subunit DhaL, whose protein sequence is MLDADFFRRWMTATAASVDREAERLTALDSPIGDADHGSNLQRGFRAVAATLEKEAPQTPGAVLMLAGRQLISTVGGASGPLYGTLLRRTGKALGDAAEVDAQGLADALRTGVDAVMQLGGAAPGDKTMIDALVPAVDALGESFAAARTAAEEGALATTPLQARKGRASYLGERSIGHQDPGATSSALLIAALAEAAGE, encoded by the coding sequence GTGCTCGACGCCGACTTCTTCCGCCGTTGGATGACGGCGACCGCCGCGTCCGTGGACCGAGAGGCGGAGCGGCTGACCGCCCTCGACTCGCCGATCGGCGACGCCGACCACGGCAGCAACCTGCAGCGCGGCTTCAGGGCCGTGGCGGCCACGTTGGAGAAGGAGGCGCCACAGACGCCCGGCGCCGTCCTGATGCTCGCCGGACGGCAGCTGATCTCGACGGTGGGCGGCGCGTCCGGGCCGCTGTACGGGACGCTGCTGCGTCGCACGGGCAAGGCGCTCGGCGACGCGGCCGAGGTCGACGCGCAGGGGCTCGCCGATGCGCTGCGCACCGGCGTGGACGCGGTGATGCAGCTCGGCGGGGCCGCGCCCGGCGACAAGACCATGATCGACGCGCTGGTGCCGGCGGTAGACGCGCTCGGTGAGTCCTTCGCGGCGGCACGGACGGCAGCCGAGGAGGGCGCCCTGGCGACCACGCCGTTGCAGGCCCGCAAGGGCCGGGCGAGTTATCTGGGCGAGCGCAGCATCGGACACCAGGACCCCGGTGCCACCTCCTCGGCCCTCCTGATCGCGGCGCTCGCGGAGGCGGCCGGTGAGTGA
- the dhaK gene encoding dihydroxyacetone kinase subunit DhaK, translating into MKMLINVAETVVADALRGMAAAHPELTVDVENRVIVRRDAPVPGKVGLVSGGGSGHEPLHGGFVGPGMLSAACPGEVFTSPVPDQMVRAAAAVDSGAGVLFIVKNYTGDVLNFDMAAELAEDEGIQIAKVLVNDDVAVTDSLYTAGRRGTGATLFVEKIAGAAAEEGQPLERVEALARQVNENSRSFGVALSACTTPAKGSPTFDLPPGELELGVGIHGEPGRERRAMMTSREIADFSVNAILEDMSPRNPVLVLVNGMGATPLLELYGFNAEVQRLLTERGVPVARTLVGNYVTSLDMAGASVTLCQVDEDLLRLWDAPVRTAGLRWGM; encoded by the coding sequence ATGAAGATGCTCATCAACGTCGCGGAAACCGTTGTCGCGGACGCGCTGCGGGGCATGGCGGCCGCCCATCCCGAGCTGACCGTGGATGTCGAGAACCGGGTGATCGTACGGCGGGACGCTCCGGTGCCCGGAAAGGTGGGACTCGTTTCGGGTGGTGGTTCGGGGCACGAGCCGCTGCACGGCGGGTTCGTGGGCCCCGGGATGCTGTCGGCGGCCTGTCCCGGCGAGGTGTTCACGAGCCCGGTGCCGGACCAGATGGTGCGGGCGGCGGCGGCCGTGGACAGCGGCGCCGGTGTGCTGTTCATCGTGAAGAACTACACCGGTGACGTGCTCAACTTCGACATGGCGGCGGAGCTGGCCGAGGACGAGGGCATCCAGATCGCCAAGGTCCTCGTCAACGACGACGTGGCCGTGACCGACAGCCTCTACACGGCCGGTCGCCGCGGCACCGGCGCGACGCTGTTCGTGGAGAAGATCGCGGGCGCGGCGGCCGAGGAGGGCCAGCCACTGGAGCGGGTGGAGGCACTCGCCCGCCAGGTCAACGAGAACTCGCGCAGTTTCGGCGTCGCGCTCAGCGCCTGCACGACTCCGGCCAAGGGCAGCCCCACCTTCGATCTGCCGCCCGGGGAGCTGGAGTTGGGCGTCGGGATCCACGGCGAGCCCGGCCGGGAGCGGCGGGCCATGATGACCTCGCGGGAGATCGCCGACTTCTCGGTGAACGCGATCCTGGAGGACATGAGCCCCCGCAATCCCGTCCTGGTCCTGGTGAACGGCATGGGCGCCACGCCGCTTCTGGAGCTGTACGGCTTCAACGCGGAGGTGCAGCGGCTGCTGACCGAGCGCGGGGTCCCGGTGGCGCGCACGCTCGTCGGCAACTACGTCACGTCGCTCGACATGGCCGGAGCCTCGGTGACCCTGTGCCAGGTCGACGAGGACCTGCTGCGGCTCTGGGACGCGCCGGTGCGCACGGCGGGCCTGCGCTGGGGCATGTGA
- a CDS encoding NADPH-dependent 2,4-dienoyl-CoA reductase, which produces MSRYPHLLKPLDLGFTTLANRVLMGSMHVGLEEAERGFERMAEFYAARARGGVGLIVTGGIAPNDAGRPYEGGAKLTTEAEAEQHTGITAAVHREGGKIAMQILHFGRYAYHQDLVAPSALQAPISPYAPHALTDDEVERTIDDYARAARLARRAGYDGVEIMGSEGYLINEFIAAQTNKREDHWGGSYENRMRFPVEIVRRVREAVGEDFIIIYRLSMLDLVPGGSSFDEVITLAKAVEAAGATIINTGIGWHEARIPTIATSVPRGAYAWVTKKVMGAVSIPLVTTNRINTPELAEQLLAEGHADMVSLARPMLADPDFVAKAEAGRPEAINTCIGCNQACLDHTFSGKITSCLVNPRACHETELVLSPTRLRKQVAVVGAGPAGLACAVSAAERGHDVTLYDAAHEIGGQLNVARRVPGKQEFDETIRYFRTQLELHGVDVRLNTPVTAEDVSAYDEVVVATGVSPRTPEIPGVDHPSVVGYLDVLRDGAPVGDRVAILGAGGIGFDVAEYLTDGGDKASEDPATYFRHWGVDMDYRAPGGLGTPERPAPPRTVHLLQRKASKVGGGLGKTTGWIHRTELKHRGVTMVPGVQYDRIDDAGLHVTVDGQASVLPVDTIVLCTGQEPRRDLYEALRADGRNVHLIGGADVAAELDAKRAIKQGTELAAAL; this is translated from the coding sequence ATGAGCCGTTACCCGCATCTGCTGAAACCGCTCGACCTGGGCTTCACCACGTTGGCGAACCGCGTGCTCATGGGGTCCATGCACGTCGGCCTGGAAGAGGCCGAGCGGGGGTTCGAGCGCATGGCGGAGTTCTACGCCGCCCGGGCCCGCGGCGGTGTCGGCCTCATCGTCACCGGCGGTATCGCCCCCAACGACGCGGGCCGCCCGTACGAGGGCGGGGCCAAGCTCACCACCGAGGCGGAGGCCGAGCAGCACACCGGGATCACCGCCGCGGTGCACCGCGAGGGCGGGAAGATCGCTATGCAGATCCTCCACTTCGGGCGGTACGCCTACCACCAGGACCTGGTCGCCCCGAGCGCGCTCCAGGCGCCGATCAGCCCGTACGCGCCGCACGCGCTCACCGACGACGAGGTCGAGCGGACCATCGACGACTACGCGAGGGCGGCCCGCCTCGCGCGGCGGGCCGGCTACGACGGCGTCGAGATCATGGGCTCCGAGGGCTACCTCATCAATGAGTTCATCGCCGCCCAGACCAACAAACGCGAAGACCACTGGGGCGGTTCGTACGAGAACCGCATGCGGTTCCCCGTCGAGATCGTCCGCCGGGTGCGGGAGGCGGTCGGCGAGGACTTCATCATCATCTACCGGCTGTCGATGCTGGACCTGGTCCCGGGCGGATCGTCGTTCGACGAGGTGATCACGCTCGCCAAGGCCGTCGAGGCGGCCGGGGCGACCATCATCAACACCGGTATCGGCTGGCACGAGGCGCGGATCCCGACCATCGCGACCTCGGTGCCGCGGGGCGCGTACGCCTGGGTGACCAAGAAGGTCATGGGTGCCGTGTCGATCCCGCTGGTGACGACCAACCGCATCAACACCCCCGAACTCGCCGAGCAGTTGCTCGCCGAGGGCCACGCCGACATGGTGTCCCTGGCCCGCCCGATGCTCGCCGACCCGGACTTCGTCGCCAAGGCGGAAGCCGGGCGCCCCGAGGCCATCAACACCTGCATCGGCTGCAACCAGGCCTGCCTCGACCACACCTTCAGCGGCAAGATCACATCGTGCCTGGTGAACCCGCGGGCCTGCCACGAGACCGAGCTCGTCCTCTCACCGACCCGGCTGCGCAAGCAGGTTGCCGTGGTAGGCGCGGGCCCGGCCGGACTCGCCTGTGCGGTCAGCGCCGCCGAGCGAGGTCACGACGTCACCCTCTACGACGCCGCGCACGAGATCGGCGGCCAGCTCAACGTGGCCCGCCGGGTCCCCGGCAAGCAGGAGTTCGACGAGACGATCCGCTACTTCCGTACGCAGCTCGAACTGCACGGCGTGGACGTGCGGTTGAACACCCCGGTCACCGCCGAGGACGTCTCCGCGTACGACGAGGTCGTCGTCGCCACGGGAGTCAGCCCGCGCACCCCCGAGATCCCGGGCGTCGACCACCCCAGCGTCGTCGGCTACCTCGATGTGCTGCGCGACGGCGCGCCCGTCGGCGACCGTGTCGCGATCCTCGGCGCCGGTGGCATCGGCTTCGACGTCGCCGAGTACCTGACCGACGGTGGCGACAAGGCGAGCGAGGACCCGGCGACGTACTTCCGGCACTGGGGCGTGGACATGGACTACCGTGCGCCCGGCGGCCTCGGCACCCCCGAGCGGCCCGCCCCGCCGCGCACCGTCCACCTCCTGCAGCGCAAGGCGTCCAAGGTCGGCGGAGGGCTCGGCAAGACCACCGGCTGGATCCACCGCACCGAGCTCAAGCACCGCGGCGTCACCATGGTCCCGGGCGTCCAGTACGACCGCATCGACGACGCCGGCCTGCACGTGACCGTCGATGGTCAGGCTTCCGTCCTCCCTGTCGACACGATCGTGCTCTGCACGGGACAGGAACCGCGCCGTGACCTGTACGAGGCACTGCGCGCCGACGGCCGCAACGTGCACCTCATCGGCGGCGCCGACGTGGCGGCCGAACTGGACGCCAAGCGGGCCATCAAGCAGGGCACGGAGCTGGCGGCGGCGCTGTAG
- a CDS encoding iron-containing alcohol dehydrogenase family protein, with protein sequence MGEHTPSQLTIDPTCRIEFGPGRIGHLPELVSSLGVDRAFLVTDHGLRSAGIVDQVLKVLDTAGVEHGVYDGVGANPSTGNVDEGAARARAFGPAVVIALGGGSVLDAAKGISLLVGNADASAADADTLWEALDGLPLIAIPTTSGTGAETNGFGVIEDTAACRKVYIGHSSVKPRIALLDPELTVGLPAHITAATGIDALVHGIESLASRGANPVSVGFATQAVAMIGRWLPAAHRDGSDLEARSQLMLGAHLAGQALTISGLGLVHGIGHALTAHTGTPHGLALAAVLEEVMEFSAEAAQDAYEQTARALRLAPPVDGDWARTTIEAVREITGAIDVKRPLHELSVHPDMLGQIAEGALADPVTRNAPLLPTKDQVLAILRATF encoded by the coding sequence ATGGGCGAGCACACCCCAAGCCAGCTGACCATCGACCCCACCTGCCGCATCGAGTTCGGTCCCGGCCGGATCGGGCACCTGCCCGAGTTGGTCTCCTCCCTCGGTGTGGACCGCGCGTTCCTGGTGACCGACCACGGCCTGCGCTCCGCGGGGATCGTCGACCAGGTCCTCAAGGTCCTCGACACCGCGGGCGTGGAACACGGTGTGTACGACGGGGTCGGCGCCAACCCCTCCACGGGCAACGTCGACGAGGGCGCCGCACGGGCTCGGGCCTTCGGCCCCGCGGTCGTCATAGCCCTCGGAGGCGGCTCGGTCCTCGACGCCGCCAAGGGCATCTCGCTACTGGTCGGCAACGCCGACGCCTCGGCCGCCGACGCCGACACCCTCTGGGAAGCGCTCGACGGCCTCCCGCTCATCGCGATCCCCACCACCTCGGGCACGGGCGCGGAAACGAACGGCTTCGGTGTCATCGAGGACACCGCCGCCTGCCGCAAGGTCTACATCGGCCACTCCTCGGTCAAACCCCGCATCGCCCTCCTGGACCCGGAGCTGACAGTCGGCCTGCCCGCACACATCACCGCCGCGACCGGCATCGACGCCTTGGTCCACGGCATCGAGTCACTCGCCTCGCGCGGCGCCAATCCGGTCTCCGTGGGTTTCGCCACCCAGGCCGTCGCCATGATCGGCCGCTGGCTGCCCGCCGCCCACCGTGACGGCTCCGACCTCGAGGCCCGCTCGCAACTGATGCTCGGCGCCCACCTGGCCGGCCAGGCCCTCACCATCTCCGGCTTGGGGCTCGTCCACGGCATCGGCCACGCCCTCACTGCCCATACCGGCACACCTCACGGCCTCGCCCTGGCCGCCGTGCTGGAGGAAGTCATGGAGTTCAGCGCGGAGGCCGCGCAGGACGCCTACGAGCAGACTGCCCGCGCTCTCCGGCTGGCCCCGCCCGTCGACGGCGACTGGGCGCGCACCACCATCGAGGCCGTACGAGAAATAACCGGAGCGATCGACGTCAAGCGCCCCCTGCACGAACTCAGCGTCCACCCCGACATGCTGGGGCAGATCGCCGAGGGCGCGCTCGCGGACCCTGTCACCCGCAACGCGCCGCTGCTACCGACGAAGGACCAGGTTCTCGCGATCCTGCGGGCAACGTTCTAG
- a CDS encoding PadR family transcriptional regulator, with protein MSLPHAILTALLEKPSSGLELTRRFDRSIGYFWSATHQQIYRELGKLEAEGQIRALPTQQPARGQKKRYEVLPAGRAELARWTAASQDPKPLRDTLLLRLRAAAVVGTDGIEADLRRHLDLHQRQLAEYEEIQERDFPPGKDAPQDRLQHLVLRAGIDLETFWTGWLTHALEEFGRLPAEDPAS; from the coding sequence ATGTCACTCCCGCACGCGATCCTCACCGCCCTGCTCGAGAAGCCGTCGTCGGGGCTTGAACTGACTCGTCGCTTCGACAGGTCGATCGGCTACTTCTGGTCGGCGACGCATCAGCAGATCTATCGCGAGCTGGGAAAACTGGAGGCCGAGGGCCAGATCAGGGCCCTCCCCACACAGCAGCCGGCCAGGGGGCAGAAGAAGCGGTACGAGGTCCTGCCCGCGGGCCGCGCCGAACTGGCCAGGTGGACCGCCGCGTCCCAGGACCCGAAGCCGCTGCGCGACACACTGCTGCTGCGGCTGCGGGCCGCGGCGGTGGTCGGCACGGACGGCATCGAAGCGGATCTGCGGCGCCATCTCGACCTGCACCAGCGGCAGTTGGCGGAGTACGAGGAGATCCAGGAACGCGACTTCCCGCCCGGCAAGGACGCGCCGCAGGACCGCCTTCAGCACCTCGTCCTGCGGGCCGGGATCGACCTGGAGACCTTCTGGACGGGCTGGCTGACGCACGCGCTGGAGGAGTTCGGACGGCTGCCCGCGGAGGATCCGGCGTCCTGA